In the Ptychodera flava strain L36383 chromosome 23 unlocalized genomic scaffold, AS_Pfla_20210202 Scaffold_23__1_contigs__length_28996876_pilon, whole genome shotgun sequence genome, TCTCAAACTCACTGTCCTCCAACAGCGAGTCCGTTACATCGGActtaccgggtctcgaactcaccatccccCAACAGCGAGTCCGTTACATCAGActtaccgggtctcgaactcaccatcctccaacaGCGAGTCCGTTACATCGGActtaccgggtctcgaactcaccatcctccaacaGCGAGTCCGTTACATCGGActtaccgggtctcgaactcaccatcctccaacaGCGAGTCCGTTACATTGGActtaccgggtctcgaactcaccatccccCAACAGATAGTCCGTTACATCGGACTTACCGGGCCTCGAACTCACCATCTCCAACAGCGAGTACGTTACATCGGActtaccgggtctcgaactcaccatcctccaacaGCGAGTCCGTTACATCGGActtaccgggtctcgaactcaccatcctccaacaGCGAGTCTGTTACATCGGActtaccgggtctcgaactcaccatcctccaacaGCGAGTCCGTTACATCGGActtaccgggtctcgaactcaccatcctccaacaGCGAGTCCGTTACATCAGActtaccgggtctcgaactcaccatcctccaacaGCGAGTCCGTTACATCAGActtaccgggtctcgaactcaccatcctccaacaGCGAGTACGTTACATCAGActtaccgggtctcgaactcaccatacTCCAACAGCGAGTCCGTTACATTGGACTTACCGGGTCTCCAATCACCATCCTCCAACAGCGAGTCCGTTACATTGGActtaccgggtctcgaactcaccatcctccaacaGAGAgtccattacattggactaaCTTGGTCTCGAACTCAACATCTTCCATCAGCGAGTCCGTTACATCGGActtaccgggtctcgaactcaccatcctccaacaGCGAGTCTGTTACATCGACTTACCGGgcctcgaactcaccatcctccaacaGCGAGTACGTTACATCAGActaaccgggtctcgaactcaccatcctccaacaGCGAGTCCGTTACATTGGActtaccgggtctcgaactcaccatcctccaacaGCGAGTCCGTTACATTGGActtaccgggtctcgaactcaccatcctccaacaGCGAGTCCTTTACATTGGACTTActgggtctcgaactcaccatcttCCAACAGCGAGTCCGTTACATCGGActtaccgggtctcgaactcaccatcctccaacaGCGAGTCCGTTACATCGGACTTACctggtctcgaactcaccatcttCCAACAGCGAGTCTGTTACATCAGACTTACctggtctcgaactcaccatcctccaacaGCGAGTCCGTTACATCGGACTTACctggtctcgaactcaccatcctccaacagtgagtccgttacatCAGACTTACctggtctcgaactcaccatcctccaacaGCGAGTCCGTTACATCGGActtaccgggtctcgaactcaccatcttCCAACAGCGAGTCTGTTACATCAGACTTACcaggtctcgaactcaccatcctccaacagtgagtccgttacatGGGACTTACCGgttctcgaactcaccatcctccaacagtgagtccgttacatCAGActtaccgggtctcgaactcaccatcctccaacaGCGAGTCTGTTACATTGGACTTActgggtctcgaactcaccatcctccaacaGCGAGTCCGTTACATCAGActtaccgggtctcgaactcaccatcctctgatagtgagacTTTAACCTTAATCATTGCCCCACGGTGTCCCCGTGACCACTGGTCACTTTATCCTTTCGAAACTGCTACAGGCaatataaaacacatctttTTATACGATTTAATCcgtcaaaccattatgaagggATAAATAATAAGTCCTCATCAGGAGTGTTGTTTGGTATCTACTTTGTTATATTTGCTCTATACAGACACCTCCCTTCTATTTGGCACCGTTATCCGAACTTTCTCAAGCCTCCAGTCTTCAGTATTTTACCATAGTAACGACACATAACTCATGCAGTCGTGCATTTTGTTGAAACGAAGTGGACAGTACATCCACGATGCTTGTACGACACCTAAATATTTAGGCCAAGACCGCGAAACCACATAATTTAGGGAAAACACTGCCCCAGAAACAACACGTGACAAGAACGTTTTGAAGACAATCCTTGCAAGTCCAATCGATCatgaaaatgttctttttttaagagagagagagacagagagagaacagagacagaaacagagaaagacagacacagatagagagagacagagacagagggcGCAGAGGGGCATAGGGATAGAGACTGTAAGGCAGAGTTAAAAATAGACAGCAAGTCGGGGCTAGACATTCGGCTAGACAGATACGACGAaggatggagagagagagagagagagagagagagagccttaCAAATAGAGAACAAGACTAGGATAGACTCTGCTACAGGTGACCGAAACggtaatacatatacattgaTGGATGCGGATGCAACGATAGtttcaaggtaaacaaatatttAAGAATGAAGGGTACCGATAAACTAAAAAATTCTTGCATCATTGGTTGTCACTTTTCAGATAACCAAGTACACACCATGTGAAGGAGaacattgaaattattttatcaaatctCACGGACTTGTCCGTTCAAAGAACTATGTAGATTTACATATCATCCACTATCTTCCGTTCTCTCATGGAAGATTCATTCACAGCGGCGTTTGCCGACAACGATATTTCCCAAGGTGAGTATAAacatatcataaaaataatgacgAGTCTTACAGATTCATCAATAAACATATTAAtgtaaaaacaatatttcaCGATTTCATCAGTAATTACGAGACGTCCATTTAATAGAAACTCTAGTTTTATTTTGAGATTGTCCCTTGAAGACTTTGATTTTAGTATTTTGACTAGACGGTTC is a window encoding:
- the LOC139124303 gene encoding uncharacterized protein DKFZp434B061-like, which translates into the protein MGVVHLSRKYLIASPLHPTYQVSNSPSSNSESVTSDLPGLELTILQQQVRYIRLTGSQTHCPPTASPLHRTYRVSNSPSPNSESVTSDLPGLELTILQQRVRYIGLTGSRTHHPPTASPLHRTYRVSNSPSSNSESVTLDLPGLELTIPQQIVRYIGLTGPRTHHLQQRVRYIGLTGSRTHHPPTASPLHRTYRVSNSPSSNSESVTSDLPGLELTILQQRVRYIGLTGSRTHHPPTASPLHQTYRVSNSPSSNSESVTSDLPGLELTILQQRRVRYIGLTGSRTHHPPTASPLHWTYRVSNSPSSNSESFTLDLLGLELTIFQQRVRYIGLTGSRTHHPPTASPLHRTYLVSNSPSSNSESVTSDLPGLELTILQQRVRYIGLTWSRTHHPPTVSPLHQTYLVSNSPSSNSESVTSDLPGLELTIFQQRVCYIRLTRSRTHHPPTVSPLHGTYRFSNSPSSNSESVTSDLPGLELTILQQRVCYIGLTGSRTHHPPTASPLHQTYRVSNSPSSDNNQVHTM